One window of the Thermasporomyces composti genome contains the following:
- a CDS encoding HGxxPAAW family protein produces the protein MAQQHHHPHLHGGQSHGNSPAAWTAVTIIIIGAIVAGVAVAMGNWVLFGVGAVGLPLVGLIVGRVMASMGLGGRPNARHPREEVESSAETA, from the coding sequence ATGGCGCAGCAGCACCACCACCCGCACCTGCATGGCGGGCAGAGCCACGGCAACAGCCCCGCCGCGTGGACCGCGGTGACGATCATCATCATCGGCGCCATCGTCGCCGGCGTCGCGGTCGCCATGGGGAACTGGGTGCTCTTCGGCGTGGGCGCGGTCGGCCTTCCCCTTGTGGGCTTGATCGTCGGACGCGTCATGGCCAGCATGGGGCTGGGCGGCCGACCCAACGCGCGGCACCCTCGCGAGGAAGTCGAGTCCTCCGCGGAGACCGCCTGA
- a CDS encoding Trp biosynthesis-associated membrane protein, with protein MTGRREMTIAALAILVGAVAVLLAVSQTWVTAAWTAPDYPRVWVRLDGGDASPVARACGYVALAGVVALVATRRTGRRIVGALLALAGLGVVVACGFFWWLGDVVADSALTHAAGESTLGVVASDITTTGWPLLAVAGGVLITGAGVWATARGPQWPALGLRYEAPTTRRHADDDPWTALDKGEDPTLGA; from the coding sequence ATGACCGGGCGCAGGGAGATGACGATCGCGGCCCTGGCGATCCTGGTGGGGGCGGTGGCGGTGCTGCTCGCCGTGAGCCAGACGTGGGTCACGGCGGCGTGGACTGCGCCTGACTACCCACGTGTGTGGGTGCGCCTCGACGGGGGCGACGCCTCACCGGTGGCCCGCGCGTGCGGGTATGTCGCCTTGGCCGGAGTGGTCGCGCTGGTCGCGACCCGCAGGACCGGTCGCCGGATCGTGGGCGCTCTCCTCGCCCTCGCGGGCCTGGGCGTGGTCGTGGCGTGTGGCTTCTTCTGGTGGCTCGGGGACGTGGTCGCCGACTCCGCTCTCACCCACGCCGCGGGCGAGTCGACGCTTGGCGTCGTGGCCTCCGACATCACGACGACCGGCTGGCCCCTTCTCGCGGTCGCTGGTGGCGTGCTGATCACCGGGGCGGGCGTGTGGGCGACGGCCCGGGGTCCGCAGTGGCCGGCGCTGGGGTTGCGCTACGAGGCGCCGACGACCCGGCGTCACGCCGACGACGACCCATGGACGGCGCTCGACAAGGGCGAGGACCCGACACTCGGGGCTTGA
- a CDS encoding anthranilate synthase component I, whose product MTELGSTTPDLATFRALALGQPVPGEDTPRAGGRKHRVIPVTRRLMADAETPLGVYAKLARDEPGTFLLESAEQGGVWGRYSFVGVRSAATLTERDGVARWLGAPPVGLPEGGDPLEAVRHTIARLYTPRMPGLPPLTSGLVGYIGYDAVRRLERLPELATDDLRLPELALMLVTDLAVLDHEDGTLLLVANAVNWDDTDERVDQAWEDAVQRLDAMTKALAQPTPSFVVTADLTAEVTYERRRTPEEHMAAVERAKEQIRAGEAFQVVVSQRFERRTTARAFDVYRVLRLSNPSPYMYLLRFDDFDVVGSSPEALVTVTGERVMTHPIAGTRPRGATPEEDHALEMELRADEKERAEHLMLVDLGRNDLGRVCAPGTVEVVDFMTVRRYSHVMHLESTVVGRLAEGRTGFDALCACFPAGTLSGAPKPRAMEIIEELEPTRRGLYGGIVGYFDFAGDVDAAIAIRTALLRDGVAYVQAGGGIVADSDPAAEDAETRNKAAAALRAVAIAETFAQP is encoded by the coding sequence ATGACCGAGTTGGGATCCACCACTCCTGATCTCGCGACGTTCCGCGCGCTCGCCTTGGGCCAGCCGGTCCCCGGTGAGGACACACCACGAGCGGGTGGCCGCAAGCATCGGGTCATCCCGGTGACTCGCCGGTTGATGGCCGACGCCGAGACCCCACTCGGCGTCTACGCCAAGCTGGCCCGCGACGAGCCGGGCACGTTCCTGCTGGAGTCCGCCGAGCAGGGCGGTGTCTGGGGCCGTTACTCCTTCGTGGGGGTGCGCTCCGCCGCCACCCTCACCGAGCGCGACGGCGTGGCCCGCTGGCTCGGCGCACCGCCGGTGGGACTCCCTGAGGGCGGTGATCCGCTCGAGGCGGTGCGTCACACGATCGCTCGCCTCTACACTCCGCGCATGCCTGGCCTGCCGCCCTTGACGAGCGGTCTGGTCGGCTACATCGGCTACGACGCGGTCCGCAGGCTCGAACGGCTTCCCGAGCTCGCGACGGACGACCTCCGGCTGCCCGAGCTGGCCCTCATGCTGGTCACTGACCTCGCGGTGCTCGACCACGAGGACGGCACCCTGCTCCTCGTCGCCAACGCGGTCAACTGGGACGACACCGACGAACGCGTCGACCAGGCGTGGGAGGACGCGGTGCAGCGGCTGGACGCGATGACCAAGGCGCTCGCCCAGCCCACGCCGTCGTTCGTGGTGACCGCCGACCTCACCGCCGAGGTGACCTACGAGCGGCGCAGAACACCCGAGGAGCACATGGCGGCCGTCGAGCGCGCCAAAGAGCAGATCCGCGCGGGCGAGGCTTTCCAAGTCGTGGTGTCCCAGCGGTTCGAGCGCCGTACGACGGCCCGCGCGTTCGACGTCTATCGGGTCCTGCGTCTGTCCAACCCGTCGCCGTACATGTACCTCCTGCGGTTCGACGACTTCGACGTCGTGGGGTCGAGTCCGGAGGCGCTGGTCACGGTGACCGGGGAGCGGGTCATGACGCACCCCATCGCCGGCACTCGGCCCCGTGGCGCCACGCCGGAGGAAGACCACGCCCTCGAGATGGAGCTGCGGGCCGACGAGAAGGAGCGCGCCGAGCACCTCATGCTCGTCGACCTCGGCCGCAACGACTTGGGCCGAGTCTGTGCTCCGGGGACGGTCGAGGTGGTCGACTTCATGACGGTGCGGCGCTACAGCCATGTCATGCACCTGGAGTCCACCGTCGTGGGCCGACTCGCGGAGGGGCGAACGGGGTTCGACGCGCTCTGCGCCTGCTTCCCGGCTGGCACTCTCTCCGGCGCGCCCAAGCCACGCGCCATGGAGATCATCGAAGAGCTCGAGCCCACCCGGCGCGGGCTCTACGGCGGCATTGTCGGGTACTTCGACTTTGCCGGCGACGTCGACGCCGCCATCGCGATCCGGACGGCGCTGCTGCGGGACGGTGTGGCGTACGTCCAAGCCGGCGGTGGAATCGTGGCCGACTCTGACCCGGCGGCCGAGGACGCCGAGACCCGCAACAAGGCGGCTGCCGCGCTTCGGGCCGTCGCGATCGCCGAGACGTTCGCACAACCATGA
- the hisI gene encoding phosphoribosyl-AMP cyclohydrolase, which yields MPGRPSGLAPEIAARLKRDANGLIVAVVQQYDTGEVLMVGWMDDEALHRTLTTGRTTFWSRSRRTYWVKGETSGHRQWVKEVRLDCDGDTVLVRVDQEGPACHTGARTCFDQGLLDVEGNA from the coding sequence GTGCCTGGAAGACCGAGCGGGCTCGCGCCGGAGATCGCCGCGCGCCTGAAGCGAGACGCGAACGGGCTCATCGTGGCCGTCGTCCAGCAGTACGACACCGGTGAGGTCCTCATGGTCGGCTGGATGGACGACGAGGCGTTGCACCGCACGCTCACCACCGGGCGTACGACGTTCTGGAGTCGGAGCCGGCGAACGTACTGGGTCAAAGGCGAGACATCCGGGCACCGGCAGTGGGTCAAAGAGGTGCGGCTCGACTGCGACGGTGACACCGTGCTCGTCCGGGTTGACCAGGAAGGCCCGGCCTGTCACACCGGCGCACGGACCTGCTTCGACCAGGGCCTGCTCGACGTCGAGGGGAACGCATGA
- a CDS encoding GH92 family glycosyl hydrolase codes for MGFTGKRALRYEGRHPVDGTATASVRLFEVDLPVQPETTLSYLIFPELSDDPRQPATYIAIDLAFDDGTRLSELGARDHHGAPATPRGQGESKTLSLDQWNAKRVAVGDVAAGKTIRAILLAYDNPAGPASFGGWIDDVRIGPRRRRSTTDRPSDYVLTTRGTNASAAFSRGNTIPATAVPHGFNFWVPVTDAGSLSWLYEYHRANTDDNRPALQALALSHQPSPWMGDRQTFQVMPSDDPGTPNGDRRARALTFSHDNEVARPHYYSVTFDNGIRAEIAPTDHAAILRFTFTGDVSTLLFDNVTADAHLEIDGAAGVITGYTDVRSPLSTGATRMFLYATVDQPVSSYGRPVGVGERTEAAGYVRFDTTDNKTVTMRIATSLLSIEQAKANLTLEIAPTDTFEDVRERAQRLWDDKLGVLEVENATEDQLVTLYSNLYRLFLYPNSAFENVGTVEEPTFVHAVQSSTTTPPSTPTRTGAPVAPGTVFVNNGFWDTYRTCWPAYALLCPTAAGELVRGFLRQYEDGGWVARWSSPGYADLMVGTSSDVAFADAALRGVPGFDPHLAYEAALKNATVRPPNDHVGRKGFDSAVFLGYPSVESTAEAMSWAMDNHINDFGIAMLARALAERATEPLRSRYLDESVYFLHRSLNYVHLFDPAVGFFQGRYADGRRRLPPEEFDPRIWGFDYTETNAWNMAFHVPHDGAGLAWLYGGPERLEAKLDEFFATPETGDAAVKGSYRTVIHEMVEARDVRMGMYGHSNQPAHHIAYMYAYTPAPWKTQEKVREVLARLYLGSEIGQGYPGDEDNGEMSAWWIFSALGLYPLQVGRPIYVIGSPLFTKAVVHLENGNDLVISAPNNSPENVYVQSVRLNGKPYERTWIEHDVVAAGAVLEFTMGPRPSRWGTGPDSAPPSITTDGGPPRPLVDVTGPGIGQATASDEVDVAALFDNSSSTATRLNPAGFVEYRLPEPRCVEFYTLTSGEPDKDPSAWVLKGSLDGERWEVIDERHGERFPWRCQVRPFRVRRPGAYLRYRFEWADEEPVWLAEIELLTRQE; via the coding sequence GTGGGATTCACAGGGAAGCGGGCGCTGCGGTACGAGGGTCGCCATCCGGTCGACGGCACCGCGACCGCCTCCGTCCGGCTGTTCGAGGTCGATCTCCCGGTGCAGCCAGAGACCACGCTGTCCTACCTGATCTTCCCCGAGCTCTCCGACGACCCACGCCAGCCGGCGACGTACATCGCGATCGACCTCGCCTTCGACGACGGCACCCGGCTCAGCGAGCTCGGCGCGCGCGACCACCACGGCGCCCCGGCCACGCCGCGCGGGCAGGGCGAGTCGAAGACGCTCTCCCTCGACCAGTGGAACGCCAAGCGGGTGGCGGTCGGTGACGTGGCCGCCGGCAAGACGATCAGGGCGATTCTGCTCGCCTACGACAACCCCGCCGGTCCCGCGTCGTTCGGCGGCTGGATCGACGACGTCCGCATCGGCCCTCGGCGCCGGCGTTCGACCACCGACCGACCATCGGACTACGTGCTCACGACACGGGGCACCAACGCCAGCGCGGCGTTCTCCCGGGGCAACACGATCCCGGCCACGGCGGTGCCGCACGGCTTCAACTTCTGGGTGCCGGTCACCGACGCCGGCTCCCTCAGCTGGCTGTACGAGTACCACCGCGCCAACACCGACGACAACCGCCCCGCGCTCCAAGCCCTCGCCCTCAGCCACCAGCCCAGCCCGTGGATGGGCGATCGGCAGACCTTCCAGGTGATGCCGTCCGACGACCCTGGCACCCCGAACGGTGACCGGCGCGCTCGGGCCCTCACCTTCAGCCACGACAACGAGGTCGCGCGCCCGCACTACTACTCGGTGACCTTCGACAACGGCATCCGCGCCGAGATCGCGCCGACCGACCACGCGGCCATCCTGCGCTTCACGTTCACCGGTGACGTATCGACGTTGCTCTTCGACAACGTGACCGCCGACGCTCACCTGGAGATCGACGGCGCCGCGGGCGTCATCACCGGCTACACGGACGTACGGAGCCCGCTCTCGACGGGCGCCACCCGCATGTTCCTCTACGCCACCGTGGACCAGCCCGTCTCCTCCTACGGCCGGCCCGTTGGCGTCGGCGAGCGTACCGAGGCCGCCGGCTACGTTCGCTTCGACACGACGGACAACAAGACCGTGACGATGCGCATCGCCACGTCGCTGCTCAGCATCGAGCAGGCGAAGGCCAACCTCACGCTGGAGATCGCGCCGACCGACACGTTCGAGGACGTGCGCGAGCGAGCGCAGCGGCTGTGGGACGACAAGCTCGGCGTCCTCGAGGTGGAGAACGCCACCGAGGACCAGCTCGTGACGCTGTACTCGAACCTCTACCGGCTGTTCCTCTACCCCAACTCCGCGTTCGAGAACGTCGGCACCGTGGAGGAACCCACGTTCGTCCACGCGGTCCAGTCCTCCACCACCACGCCGCCGAGCACCCCGACGCGCACCGGCGCGCCCGTCGCTCCGGGCACGGTCTTCGTCAACAACGGTTTCTGGGACACCTACCGGACCTGCTGGCCGGCCTACGCCCTCCTGTGCCCCACCGCCGCGGGCGAGCTGGTGCGAGGCTTCCTGCGCCAGTACGAGGACGGCGGGTGGGTCGCCCGCTGGTCCTCCCCCGGCTACGCCGACCTCATGGTCGGCACGAGCTCTGACGTCGCGTTCGCCGACGCCGCCTTGCGGGGGGTTCCGGGCTTCGACCCGCACCTGGCGTACGAGGCCGCGCTGAAGAACGCGACCGTGCGACCGCCCAATGACCACGTCGGCCGGAAGGGCTTCGACAGCGCGGTCTTTCTCGGCTACCCGTCGGTGGAGTCCACGGCGGAGGCGATGTCGTGGGCCATGGACAACCACATCAACGACTTCGGGATCGCGATGTTGGCACGCGCCTTGGCGGAGCGAGCCACCGAACCGCTCCGGAGCCGGTACCTCGACGAGTCCGTCTACTTCCTGCACCGCTCGCTCAACTACGTCCATCTGTTCGACCCTGCCGTCGGCTTCTTCCAAGGCAGGTACGCCGACGGTCGCCGACGGCTGCCACCGGAGGAGTTCGACCCGCGCATCTGGGGGTTCGACTACACCGAGACGAACGCCTGGAACATGGCGTTCCACGTCCCCCATGACGGCGCTGGTCTGGCCTGGCTCTATGGCGGCCCCGAACGACTGGAGGCGAAGCTGGACGAGTTCTTCGCGACGCCGGAGACCGGCGACGCCGCCGTCAAGGGCTCCTATCGCACGGTCATCCACGAGATGGTCGAGGCCCGGGATGTCCGGATGGGCATGTACGGCCACAGCAACCAGCCGGCCCACCACATCGCCTACATGTACGCCTACACGCCTGCCCCGTGGAAGACGCAGGAGAAGGTCCGGGAGGTGCTGGCCCGGCTCTACCTGGGCAGCGAGATCGGGCAGGGCTATCCCGGTGACGAGGACAACGGCGAGATGTCGGCGTGGTGGATCTTCAGCGCGCTGGGGCTGTACCCGCTGCAGGTCGGGCGACCCATCTACGTCATCGGGTCACCGCTGTTCACCAAGGCGGTCGTGCACTTGGAGAACGGCAACGACCTCGTCATCTCCGCGCCGAACAACAGTCCGGAGAACGTCTACGTGCAAAGCGTCCGCCTCAACGGCAAGCCGTACGAGCGGACCTGGATCGAGCATGACGTGGTGGCGGCCGGTGCGGTGCTGGAGTTCACCATGGGACCGCGACCGTCTCGCTGGGGAACCGGTCCGGACAGCGCCCCGCCCTCGATCACCACCGACGGCGGTCCCCCTCGTCCCTTGGTGGACGTCACCGGCCCTGGCATCGGCCAAGCGACGGCGAGCGACGAGGTGGACGTGGCCGCGCTGTTCGACAACTCGTCCTCGACCGCAACCCGCCTCAACCCTGCCGGCTTCGTGGAGTACCGGCTTCCTGAGCCGCGGTGCGTCGAGTTCTACACCCTGACTTCAGGGGAGCCGGACAAAGACCCCTCCGCGTGGGTGCTCAAAGGCTCTCTCGATGGCGAGCGCTGGGAGGTGATCGACGAGCGTCACGGCGAGCGCTTCCCGTGGCGGTGCCAGGTTCGGCCGTTCCGGGTGCGCCGTCCCGGGGCCTACCTGAGGTATCGCTTCGAATGGGCCGACGAGGAGCCGGTGTGGCTCGCCGAGATCGAGCTGTTGACGCGACAGGAGTGA
- a CDS encoding TIGR03085 family metal-binding protein yields MTEHARAERHALADLLMAVGPDAPTLCAGWTTAHLAAHLVVRESDVLAAAGIVLGPLAPRTKAAMDDLVRRTDYATLVERVRSGPPRWSPARVGAVDRELNTTEFFVHHEDVRRAQPTWQPRELPDDLEEFLWRRLTRAGRFLFRRAAVGVLLVRPDGPTVRVRGGEPTAVLEGKPSELTLYAFGRTSVADVALRGPSEAIEALAHAPLGV; encoded by the coding sequence ATGACCGAGCACGCACGCGCCGAACGTCACGCCCTGGCCGACCTGCTCATGGCTGTCGGCCCCGACGCCCCGACGTTGTGCGCGGGCTGGACGACGGCTCACCTCGCCGCGCACCTCGTGGTCCGCGAGAGCGATGTGCTCGCCGCCGCCGGCATCGTGCTCGGCCCGCTGGCCCCCCGCACCAAGGCGGCCATGGACGACCTCGTGCGACGAACGGACTACGCGACGCTCGTGGAGCGGGTTCGTAGCGGCCCGCCACGGTGGTCTCCGGCGCGGGTCGGCGCTGTGGACCGAGAGCTCAACACGACCGAGTTCTTCGTCCATCACGAGGACGTACGGCGCGCTCAGCCGACGTGGCAGCCGCGCGAGCTCCCCGACGACCTGGAGGAGTTCCTCTGGCGGCGCCTCACCCGCGCGGGCCGATTCTTGTTCCGACGAGCCGCCGTGGGCGTCCTCCTCGTCCGACCGGACGGCCCAACGGTGCGTGTCCGAGGCGGCGAGCCGACGGCGGTGCTCGAGGGCAAGCCGAGTGAGCTGACGCTCTACGCCTTCGGCCGGACGTCGGTCGCGGACGTCGCGTTGCGCGGTCCTTCGGAGGCCATCGAGGCCCTCGCCCACGCGCCGCTCGGCGTGTAG
- a CDS encoding ECF transporter S component, with translation MSPQSTAGTRSGGSATPTRWRTVDIIVAAVIGVAFGVVFAGWNALWAATSPVFTGFPPAQAFLYGMWLVPGVLGGLVVRKPGAAVFTELVAASVSVFFGAPAPTMIILYGLLQGLGAEVVYATFRYRSWRPTVALLAGVGAGLVPAILDNVLYNAGWAPSWMLVYGVLVVLSSLALAGGGSLLLVRALARTGVLAPFASGREQSAT, from the coding sequence ATGAGTCCGCAGAGCACGGCGGGGACACGGAGTGGCGGGTCGGCCACTCCTACCCGCTGGCGTACCGTCGACATCATCGTCGCGGCCGTGATCGGGGTCGCGTTCGGCGTCGTCTTCGCCGGTTGGAACGCGTTGTGGGCGGCGACCAGCCCTGTGTTCACCGGGTTCCCACCAGCGCAAGCGTTCCTGTACGGCATGTGGCTGGTACCGGGCGTCCTGGGCGGTCTCGTCGTCCGTAAGCCTGGTGCCGCGGTCTTCACCGAGCTCGTCGCCGCCTCCGTCTCGGTGTTCTTCGGCGCGCCGGCGCCCACAATGATCATCCTGTACGGCCTGCTCCAAGGCCTCGGCGCCGAAGTGGTCTACGCGACCTTCCGGTATCGCTCGTGGCGTCCCACCGTCGCCCTCCTGGCGGGCGTCGGTGCGGGGCTCGTCCCGGCGATCCTCGACAACGTCCTCTACAACGCCGGGTGGGCACCGAGCTGGATGCTCGTCTACGGCGTCCTCGTGGTGCTCAGCAGCCTGGCGCTCGCGGGTGGCGGAAGCCTCCTCCTGGTCCGAGCGCTGGCTCGCACCGGCGTGCTGGCGCCCTTCGCCTCTGGCCGTGAGCAGTCGGCGACATGA
- a CDS encoding ABC transporter ATP-binding protein, whose translation MRYGLSQKLVRDPGTREDCGPRRDHHGAARRTPARIAARGWGYRHAGRTTWAIRNLDLSVDPGERVLLAGPSGAGKSTLLAGLAGLLDTDQAGETEGTLLVDDAPPVHVRDRIGMVFQDPETQLVMARAGDDVAFGLENHAVPTEEIWPRVDAALARVGFPYDRDHPTGRLSGGEKQRLVLAGIIALQPSLLLLDEPTANLDPEGATLVRSTIARLVDDRRTTLVVVDHRVEDWLDLVDRVIVLDRQGELLADGPATTVFTREADRLAAAGVWTPSPRPVDRRRPRAIDGEELLVGDRLSYTYPGAAREAVSEASVCLRAGEIVAVTGPNGSGKSTLAMLLAGLLAPTAGEARAGAGLHDRVRSLTNGRATIDRRILGRPLHRWRARDLVCAVGTVFQNPEHQFLTGTVRAELALGPRAAGRSASETRGIVDTLLERLQLVHVADANPFTLSGGEKRRLSVATALASMPTVLVLDEPTFGQDRRTWSEMVDLLGELRDTGHALCCVSHDVEFVTAVADREIAVRTGSVMSAAG comes from the coding sequence ATGAGGTACGGGCTGAGCCAGAAGCTCGTTCGAGACCCAGGCACACGCGAGGACTGTGGGCCGCGTCGGGATCATCATGGTGCGGCACGCCGCACGCCGGCCCGGATCGCGGCTCGAGGATGGGGCTACCGACACGCCGGGCGTACCACGTGGGCGATCCGCAATCTCGACCTGTCGGTGGATCCCGGCGAGCGTGTGCTGCTCGCCGGGCCCTCCGGCGCGGGCAAGAGCACCTTGCTCGCTGGCCTGGCTGGGCTGCTCGACACCGACCAGGCGGGTGAGACGGAGGGAACGCTCCTGGTCGACGACGCGCCCCCGGTGCACGTGCGTGACCGGATCGGCATGGTTTTCCAAGACCCGGAGACGCAGTTGGTCATGGCGCGAGCCGGTGACGACGTGGCCTTCGGGCTGGAGAACCACGCCGTGCCCACCGAAGAGATCTGGCCGCGGGTGGACGCCGCCCTCGCTCGCGTGGGATTCCCCTACGACCGCGATCACCCCACTGGCCGGCTCTCCGGCGGCGAGAAGCAGCGGCTGGTCCTCGCCGGCATCATCGCCTTGCAGCCTTCGCTTCTGCTGCTGGACGAGCCCACCGCGAACCTCGACCCGGAGGGCGCCACCCTCGTGCGGTCGACCATCGCCCGGCTGGTGGACGACCGGCGAACGACTCTCGTCGTCGTCGACCACCGTGTCGAGGACTGGCTCGATCTGGTCGACCGGGTGATCGTCCTGGATCGGCAAGGAGAGCTGCTGGCGGACGGCCCGGCGACGACCGTCTTCACCCGCGAGGCCGACCGCCTGGCCGCCGCCGGTGTGTGGACGCCGAGTCCACGACCCGTCGACCGCCGTCGGCCTCGGGCGATCGACGGCGAGGAGTTGCTCGTCGGTGACCGGCTCTCCTACACCTACCCCGGCGCCGCACGGGAGGCGGTCAGCGAGGCATCCGTGTGCCTCCGCGCGGGTGAGATCGTGGCCGTGACGGGACCCAACGGGTCGGGCAAGTCCACGCTCGCCATGCTGCTTGCCGGTTTGCTCGCGCCCACCGCGGGGGAGGCCCGGGCCGGAGCCGGCCTCCACGACCGTGTGCGGTCACTGACGAACGGTCGCGCGACGATTGATCGTCGCATCCTGGGGCGGCCGCTGCATCGATGGCGGGCACGCGACCTCGTGTGTGCCGTCGGCACGGTCTTCCAGAATCCCGAGCACCAGTTCCTCACCGGGACCGTCCGCGCCGAGCTCGCCTTGGGGCCTCGGGCTGCCGGTCGGTCCGCGAGCGAGACCCGCGGCATCGTGGACACTCTGCTCGAGCGCTTGCAGCTCGTCCACGTCGCCGACGCGAATCCCTTCACCCTGTCAGGTGGGGAGAAGCGGCGGCTGTCGGTGGCGACCGCGCTCGCCAGCATGCCGACCGTGCTGGTGCTGGATGAGCCGACGTTCGGGCAGGACCGGCGAACCTGGTCGGAGATGGTGGACTTGCTCGGCGAGCTCCGCGACACCGGTCACGCTCTGTGCTGCGTGAGCCATGACGTCGAGTTCGTCACCGCCGTGGCCGACCGTGAGATCGCGGTCAGGACTGGATCGGTGATGTCAGCGGCGGGCTGA
- a CDS encoding energy-coupling factor transporter transmembrane component T family protein, with protein MSVLTEPIVADPNAPITRLNPVAKLAAALVIAVGLLPTGDPLTPALVLTVELLAIAVAGVRWRVFLRRLWLLFVTMAGLCVSTLMFTDERGGTVLVDAGPLLVTSDSVLTATAMGLRVIAIALPGVLVFASTDPTEFADALVQHLRTPPRFTFGALAAFRLLPVLGDEWRMIMLARRARGVDPGRSPWGRVRLFGSAVFALLVGAIRRGVRLATAMDSRGFTLRRDRTVARPRDFRAVDVALIAASCVVVVGATAVSVWLGTWRFVFF; from the coding sequence ATGAGTGTGTTGACAGAGCCCATCGTGGCGGATCCGAACGCGCCGATCACCCGGTTGAACCCCGTCGCCAAGCTCGCCGCGGCGTTGGTGATCGCCGTCGGTCTGCTCCCCACCGGGGATCCGCTGACCCCGGCGCTGGTACTGACCGTCGAGCTTCTCGCCATCGCGGTCGCGGGCGTGCGGTGGCGGGTCTTCCTTCGTCGGCTCTGGCTGCTGTTCGTCACGATGGCGGGTCTGTGTGTCTCGACCCTGATGTTCACCGACGAGCGCGGAGGTACCGTGCTGGTCGACGCCGGGCCCTTGCTGGTGACGAGCGACAGCGTGCTCACGGCGACGGCGATGGGCCTGCGTGTGATCGCGATCGCCCTGCCGGGGGTCTTGGTCTTCGCCTCCACCGATCCGACGGAGTTCGCTGACGCGCTGGTCCAGCACCTGCGGACCCCACCCCGGTTCACCTTCGGCGCTCTCGCGGCGTTCCGGCTCCTGCCCGTGCTCGGCGACGAGTGGCGCATGATCATGCTGGCCCGACGTGCTCGCGGCGTCGACCCTGGTCGCTCCCCGTGGGGACGGGTCCGCCTGTTCGGGTCGGCGGTGTTCGCGCTGCTGGTGGGCGCGATCCGCCGCGGCGTACGGCTGGCCACCGCCATGGACTCACGCGGCTTCACTCTTCGGCGTGACCGCACGGTGGCCAGGCCACGGGACTTCCGGGCCGTCGACGTCGCGCTGATCGCCGCCAGCTGTGTCGTCGTGGTCGGTGCGACCGCCGTGAGCGTCTGGCTGGGGACGTGGCGGTTCGTGTTCTTCTAG
- a CDS encoding DUF397 domain-containing protein — MREPTVDSSRLTWRTSSYCANGSSCVEVGVFDERIAVRDSADRHGPVLTFSVGAWSSFVRGVRAGTFERA; from the coding sequence ATGCGAGAGCCCACCGTTGATTCATCCCGCCTCACCTGGCGCACGAGCAGCTACTGCGCCAATGGCTCCAGCTGTGTGGAGGTCGGCGTCTTCGACGAGCGAATCGCGGTGCGCGATTCCGCGGATCGTCACGGACCTGTCCTGACGTTCTCCGTCGGCGCGTGGTCCTCCTTCGTCCGAGGAGTTCGCGCCGGCACCTTCGAACGTGCCTAG
- a CDS encoding helix-turn-helix domain-containing protein: MSRPNPKPPTIQRRRLAAELRLLRERARLTLEDVAQRLGWSVAKISRIETAVVGISAKDLSRLLDLYEVTGERRTALLSKSRTARTKGWWDAYAEFVPSDYIDYIEVEAQLAGMRCYDAHVIHGLMQTESYAREVIRAGVMGLSSPAEIERRVEVRMTRQQVLTREDKPLRFWTVIAEPALMWMVGSPKIMAEQYEKLRELASLDNVTLQILPVSAGAHPGTTGAFHILEFPSPHEPDVVYVETMTANRYVESHVEIYRYSLAFDHLRAMALSPASSLEYLAQAAEKVMNS; encoded by the coding sequence ATGTCGAGACCGAATCCGAAACCTCCGACGATCCAACGACGCCGCCTGGCCGCGGAGCTTCGGCTGCTTCGAGAACGGGCGCGGCTGACGCTCGAGGACGTCGCGCAGCGGCTCGGCTGGTCAGTGGCCAAGATCAGTCGTATCGAGACGGCGGTCGTCGGAATCAGCGCGAAGGACCTCAGCCGTCTGCTGGACCTGTACGAGGTGACGGGTGAACGTCGCACCGCCCTGCTGAGCAAGTCCCGGACCGCGCGGACGAAGGGATGGTGGGACGCCTACGCGGAATTCGTTCCAAGCGACTACATCGACTACATCGAGGTGGAAGCCCAGCTCGCGGGCATGCGCTGCTACGACGCGCACGTCATCCATGGCCTGATGCAGACCGAGAGCTACGCGCGCGAGGTGATTCGCGCCGGCGTCATGGGCCTGTCCTCGCCCGCGGAGATCGAGCGTCGGGTGGAGGTCCGCATGACTCGGCAGCAGGTACTGACGCGCGAGGACAAACCGCTGCGGTTTTGGACGGTGATCGCCGAGCCAGCGCTCATGTGGATGGTCGGATCGCCGAAGATCATGGCCGAGCAGTACGAGAAGCTTCGGGAGCTCGCCAGTCTCGACAACGTCACGCTGCAAATCCTTCCGGTTTCCGCCGGCGCTCATCCGGGGACCACGGGGGCCTTCCACATCTTGGAGTTTCCGAGTCCGCACGAGCCGGATGTGGTTTACGTCGAGACGATGACGGCAAACCGGTATGTCGAAAGTCATGTGGAGATCTACCGGTACAGCTTGGCGTTCGACCACTTGCGTGCCATGGCACTCAGTCCAGCGAGTTCACTCGAGTACCTCGCGCAGGCGGCCGAGAAAGTCATGAACAGCTGA